One stretch of Priestia megaterium DNA includes these proteins:
- a CDS encoding LysR family transcriptional regulator, whose translation MSLVKYEILNKVAEVKSFTKAADALALTQSAVSHAITNLESEFGFPLVNRNRSGITLTTEGETMLLAIRKVLQENEKVHQEAASLLGLAKGTIKIGIFKSVSTKWLPEIIQLMEKNYPAIQIQLKEGDYLEIEQWLLSGEIDCGFINITHSNQFHIISLKKDRLLCVVSNQSALYHQKNVSFEDLEKEPFIMPTYGGYHDIKQLFEEQGVQPEIRFELMDESAILSMITHHLGISILPEMLLDSIPQELRAIPFQVDSYRSIGLATRYHLSPAAKKFAEATQAWLQNSDK comes from the coding sequence ATGAGCTTAGTAAAATATGAAATATTAAATAAAGTAGCGGAAGTGAAAAGCTTTACAAAAGCGGCAGATGCGCTGGCGCTCACGCAGTCAGCGGTCAGTCATGCCATTACAAACCTTGAATCGGAATTTGGCTTCCCGCTTGTAAATCGAAACAGATCGGGTATTACCTTAACAACAGAAGGCGAAACGATGCTTCTTGCTATTCGCAAGGTGCTCCAAGAAAATGAAAAAGTTCATCAAGAAGCAGCCAGTCTGTTAGGTCTTGCAAAAGGAACGATTAAAATCGGCATTTTTAAAAGCGTATCGACCAAGTGGCTTCCTGAAATTATTCAGCTTATGGAAAAAAACTATCCGGCAATTCAAATTCAGCTCAAAGAAGGCGATTATCTTGAAATTGAACAGTGGCTGCTAAGCGGAGAAATCGACTGCGGCTTTATTAACATCACGCATTCAAATCAATTTCACATTATTTCTTTGAAAAAAGACCGGCTGCTGTGCGTCGTATCAAATCAAAGTGCTCTATACCATCAAAAAAACGTTTCTTTTGAAGATTTAGAGAAAGAGCCGTTTATTATGCCGACGTACGGAGGATATCATGATATTAAGCAACTGTTTGAAGAACAGGGCGTTCAGCCTGAAATTCGCTTTGAATTAATGGATGAAAGTGCTATTTTATCTATGATTACGCATCACTTAGGCATTAGTATTTTACCTGAAATGCTTTTAGATTCCATCCCGCAAGAGCTGCGTGCGATTCCGTTTCAAGTGGACAGCTACCGTTCAATTGGTCTAGCTACTCGTTATCATCTCTCACCTGCAGCTAAAAAATTTGCTGAAGCAACACAAGCATGGCTGCAGAATTCGGACAAGTAA
- a CDS encoding DMT family transporter: MSYRTRANMMMVGVNVFWGMSYVFMKMGLSSLGSFTIIALRCLIAFFIAGLFFYKPLRQITRKTIGSSAILGFLLFSVFSFVTFGVSMTSASNAGFLVSLTVIFVPLLNCLLVKKLPSWPIGLGVITTLTGIGVLTLKHSFHMNAGDLLCIGTALCYAIHITLTGTFTKNENPIALGILQLGFAGLFALICSFLFEHPSIPTTLSSWIAILGLGVLCSAIGFICQAIAQRYTTPTHTGLIFATEPIFAALFAVLFLHELFTLKELIGSVIVVAGILIAQLDDLLFKKRVHYQETLPK; encoded by the coding sequence GTGAGTTACCGCACACGAGCAAATATGATGATGGTTGGTGTGAATGTATTTTGGGGCATGTCGTACGTGTTTATGAAAATGGGGCTGAGTTCGCTCGGGTCATTTACTATTATTGCGCTTAGATGTTTGATTGCTTTTTTTATTGCCGGACTCTTTTTTTATAAGCCTTTACGACAAATCACGCGCAAAACAATTGGGTCATCAGCTATTTTAGGCTTTTTACTGTTTTCCGTTTTTTCATTTGTCACGTTTGGCGTCAGCATGACGTCTGCTTCAAATGCCGGATTTCTTGTCAGTTTAACGGTCATTTTTGTTCCATTGCTCAATTGCTTGTTAGTAAAGAAGCTTCCTTCTTGGCCGATTGGACTTGGCGTTATCACTACCCTAACCGGTATAGGTGTTTTAACTTTAAAGCACTCCTTTCATATGAATGCTGGTGATTTACTTTGCATTGGAACGGCGCTATGTTATGCCATTCATATCACGCTGACCGGCACGTTTACGAAAAACGAAAACCCAATTGCTCTCGGCATTTTACAGCTAGGGTTTGCTGGATTATTTGCACTGATTTGCAGCTTTTTATTTGAACACCCTAGCATCCCAACTACTTTATCATCATGGATTGCAATATTAGGTCTTGGCGTTCTTTGCAGCGCGATTGGATTCATTTGTCAAGCTATTGCGCAGCGCTATACAACTCCTACTCACACAGGACTTATTTTTGCAACAGAGCCTATTTTTGCTGCGCTGTTTGCCGTTCTCTTTTTGCATGAGCTGTTTACGCTTAAAGAACTGATTGGTTCTGTTATTGTGGTTGCCGGGATTTTAATTGCTCAATTAGACGATTTACTATTTAAAAAAAGAGTTCACTATCAAGAGACATTGCCAAAGTAA
- a CDS encoding GNAT family N-acetyltransferase, translating to MSESIIIQPYASKYQQEVVDLILHIQQQEYQIPITEKDQPDLFEIESFYQQGNGNFWVAVCNEKVVGSVALIDIGSRQVALRKMFVAKSYRGATFKTAHRLLHTAIAWAKEREVERIYLGTTLQYRAAHRFYEKNGFQAIEKENLPANFPVMDVDKKFYTYKV from the coding sequence TTGAGTGAAAGTATCATTATTCAGCCATATGCTAGCAAGTATCAACAAGAAGTAGTGGATTTAATTCTTCATATTCAGCAGCAAGAATACCAAATTCCAATAACGGAAAAAGATCAGCCTGATTTGTTTGAAATCGAAAGCTTTTATCAACAGGGAAACGGAAACTTCTGGGTTGCTGTTTGCAACGAAAAAGTAGTAGGAAGCGTAGCTTTAATAGACATTGGCAGCCGCCAAGTAGCGCTACGGAAAATGTTTGTAGCAAAGTCTTATAGAGGAGCGACCTTCAAAACAGCTCACCGGTTATTGCATACAGCCATCGCGTGGGCAAAAGAGAGAGAAGTGGAAAGAATATACTTAGGAACGACGTTACAATATAGGGCTGCACATCGATTTTATGAGAAAAATGGATTTCAAGCTATAGAGAAAGAAAATCTGCCTGCGAATTTCCCGGTGATGGACGTAGATAAAAAGTTTTATACATATAAGGTATAA